Genomic DNA from Streptococcus uberis:
CGCGGTGTCTTAGAGGAAAATATCGCACGCGATATTCAGGACATTGCAGGTCTCCGTATTATGGTTCAGTTTGTCGATGATATTGAAGAAGTTCTAAACCTCTTACGACAACGACAAGATATGACGATTGTTTATGAACGTGATTATATTAGAAATATGAAAGCCAGTGGCTATCGTTCCTATCATGTGATTGTTGAATATCCGGTCGATACCATTGATGGACAAAAACGTGTTTTAGCAGAAATTCAAATTAGGACCTTAGCCATGAATTTTTGGGCAACCATAGAACATTCGCTTAATTATAAATATAAAGGGGAATTTCCGGAAGAAATTAAAAAAAGACTATCTAGAACAGCAAAAATAGCTTTAGAATTGGATGAAGAAATGCGAAAAATTCGTGATGATATTCGTGAAGCTCAGCTCTTATTTGATCCAGGTAGTCGTAGTTATAGTGATGGTTTAGGAAATAGTGATGACACAGATGAATTATACAGATAAGGTAACACGAGTAGCAATTATCGCAAATGGCAACTATCATAGTAAACGTGTTGCTTCCAAATTGTTTGCCATTTTTAAAGACGATCCTGATTTTTATCTTTCCAAAAAGAATCCTGATATTGTTATTACAATAGGTGGAGATGGGATGTTGTTATCAGCATTTCACATGTACGAAGATCAACTGGATACAGTTAAATTTGTAGGGATTCATACAGGGCATTTAGGATTTTATACGGATTATCGTGACTTCGAAATCGATGAATTAGTTGAAAATCTCCGCAATAATAAGGGGGAAAAAGTATCCTACCCTATTTTAAAAGTGGTCATTACGCTAGACAGTGGTCGAGTCATAACTGCGCGTGCCTTAAACGAAGCAACAATTAAACGGATTGAAAAAACAATGGTTGCAGATGTTTATATCAACAAGGTTAAATTTGAGAGTTTCCGAGGGGATGGTATGTCTGTTTCAACCCCTACAGGAAGTACAGCATACAACAAATCACTTGGTGGTGCTATTTTGCATCCGACAATAGAAGCCTTACAATTGACTGAAATTTCAAGTCTGAATAATCTCGTCTTTCGAACAATTGGTTCCTCACTTATTATCCCTAAAAAAGATACCATTGAAATTGTACCGCAACGAACAGGTATTTATACAATATCAGTTGATAATAAAACCTATAACGTCAAGAATGTGGTCAAAGCAGAATACTTTTTAGATTCTAAAAAAATCAATTTTGTATCAACACCTAGTCACACTAGTTTCTGGGAAAGGGTAAAAGATGCTTTTATTGGTGAGATTGAATCATGAGGTTTGATTTTATTGCGGATAAAAGGTCCAAAGTGAAAACGCTTCTAAAAAGTCATGATGTTTCTAAAGGCTTATTAGCAAAAGTTAAATATAAGGGTGGCAATATTCTGGTTAATGGACAAGAACAAAATGCCATTTATTTAGTTGATGTTGGTGATGTTGTAACCATACACATACCTGATGAACTTCCTTTTGAAAAATTAGAAGCAGTACCCCATCCTTTGGATATTGTTTATGAAGATGATCATTTTTTAGTATTGAATAAACCAGTTGGCTATGCCAGTATTCCAAGCGCTATCCATTCAAACACGATTGCTAATTTTATAAAAGCTTACTATTTTGAGCAAAATTATCCCAACAAACAAGTGCATATCGTTACACGATTGGACAGGGACACGAGCGGTTTAATGCTATTTGCTAAGCATGGTTATGCCCATGCAAGATTAGATAAACAGCTTCAAAAAAGGTCCATAGAAAAACGGTATTTTGCTTTGGTTTCAGGAAATGGACAATTGCCTGATTTTGGGGAAATTGTAGAGCCGATTGGCCGTTCTAAGGATAGTATCATCACTCGCACAGTTGATCCAATGGGAAAATATGCTAAAACGACATATGAAGTTGTTGCACGTTTTGCTGAAAATGTTCATTTGGTAGATATCAAATTACATACCGGAAGAACACACCAAATTAGAGTTCATTTTTCACATATTGGTTTTCCACTTTTGGGAGATGACCTTTATGGTGGTAGAATGGATTTAGGAATTGAACGTCAAGCCTTGCATTGCCATTTTTTGAGTTTCTATAATCCGTTTACAGAAAATGAAAGTATTCATACAATAAATTTGACAGAAGACTTTGAGAACGTTATCATAGATTTACAGAAAAAATAAATTGAGGGGTTAAATAATGAGTATTAGAAGTTTATTTGGTAGTTTGAAAGAAAAAGTTGTCGGTAAAAATGTTAAAATCGTTTTTCCTGAAGGCAATGATGAACGTGTTGTTCGAGCTGCTGCACGTTTAAAATTTGAAGGCTTAGTTGAGCCTATCATTTTAGGAAAAGCAGAGGACATTCGAGCTTTATTGACTAAATTAGGCTTTGCTGATCAAGATTACCAAATTATTAATCCAGAAGATTATGCTGATTTTGAAAAAATGAAAGCAGAATTTGTTGAGATTCGTAAAGGAAAAGCAACGATTGAAGATGCTGATAAACTCTTAAGAGATGTCAACTATTTTGGTGTAATGCTTGTTAAAATGGGCTTGGCTGATGGTATGGTTTCAGGTGCCATTCATTCAACAGCTGATACAGTTCGTCCAGCTCTACAAATTATTAAAACAAAACCAGGTATTTCTCGCACATCAGGCGTATTCTTGATGAACCGCGAAAACACAAATGAACGTTATATTTTTGCAGACTGTGCCATTAATATTGATCCAAATGCACAAGAATTAGCTGAAATTGCTGTCAATACAGCTGAAACAGCTGCAATTTTTGATATTGATCCAAAAATTGCAATGTTAAGTTTCTCTACAAAAGGATCAGGAAAAGCTCCACAAGTTGATAAGGTTGCAGAGGCAACACAAATCGCTAAGAGTTTAAATCCTCAAATAGCTTTGGATGGTGAATTACAATTTGATGCTGCATTTGTTCCAGAAACAGCAGCAATCAAAGCACCAGATTCAGACGTTGCAGGTAAAGCTAATACCTTTATTTTCCCTGATTTACAATCTGGAAATATTGGTTATAAAATTGCTCAACGTTTAGGGATGTTTGATGCTATTGGTCCAATTCTTCAAGGCTTAAACAAACCTGTTAATGACCTATCACGTGGATCAAGTGCAGAAGATATTTATAAATTAGGTATTATTACAGCTGCTCAAGCTATCGAAGCTAAATAGACTTTAGAAAGAGTGAAATCTTGTTTTGAAACAAGGTTTTACTCTTTCTTTTTAGAAGGAGTAGGAAGATGAAGAAAATTGCTTTAGTGACAGGAGCTTCTGCTGGATTTGGTTTATCCATTGTTACGGAATTGGTTAAGGAAGGGTATCGTGTTATCGGTGCAGCTCGTCGTATGTCAATTTTGAAATCATTGGAAGAACAATTTGGTAGTTCACATTTTTTCCCATTAGAGATGGACGTGTCTAAGACTAATAGTATCGATGAAGCATTGGCTAAACTTCCAAAAGAATGGCAGGAAATTGACGTTCTGATTAACAATGCAGGCTTAGCCCTAGGTTTGGACAAAGCCTTTGAGGCTGATTTTTCCAATTGGATGACGATGATTAACACTAATATTGTTGGTTTAACCTATCTTACTCAAAAAATCCTTCCTCAAATGGTTGAACGAAATTCTGGGACGATTATTAATTTAGGGTCAACTGCGGGAACCATTCCTTATCCTGGTGGGAATATTTACGGAGCAACAAAAGCTTTTGTTAAACAATTCTCTTTAAATCTTAGAGCTGATTTAGCTGGAAGCAAAATTAGAGTTTCTAACATTGAACCTGGTCTCTGTGAAGGGACTGAATTCTCATCAGTTCGATTTAATGGGGATGAAGAAAGAGTAAAGAACCTTTATGAAGGTGCTCATGCTATTCAGCCAATTGATATTGCTAAAACGGTATCTTGGATTCTGAGTCAACCAGAACATGTCAATATTAATCGTATTGAAATCATGCCAGTATCACAAAGTTATGGGCCACAACCTGTTTTTCGAGATTAATAAAAGAAGTAGGATTATCTCCTACTTCTTTTATTAATCATTTGAAATGGATGGACCTGAAGTGACGTCTGACCAACCGACAATGGCTTGTGCTGTCTCTTCTAAATATTGAGCAAGAATTGGCTTCAAATCTTGAACCATGTCAAAACTACCTAAGTATTGTCCTTCTTGATTTCTGAGTGCAAAATAGGACTGAAAATAAATATGGTCTAAAGATGCAGATGGTAGCAAGAAATGTTTTTCAGATAAATTCTTTTGATTTTGAAATTGGCTTAATATCCAAGCTTCCAAAGTGCTTTCTTGATCTGGAAAAAAGCTTCCGTTAAATTGTTGATTATGCCAAATAAAATCCCCATTTTGATGGGCAAGTCGCATTTGGTAGGGAAACTGATTTAAAAGAGCATCGTTTAATTGCTGAAAAAATTGAATCAAGTGTCTACTTAAATCTAAGCTGCTCTGCCCATTTTCAAAAGTACTTGGACTAATATAAAATGACAGGTCATCACCTGTCTCCTGTTCTGAAAAAAGCAAGAGTGGACAGCTGACTTCTAGTGATGAAAAAGAGAAGACACCAGAATAATTGTTGATATCATAACTTTCCTTCTGGTCAATAATATCCATTAAGAAAAGATCATGGAAAGTTTCTTTAAGCTTTTCAAAAGCGAATTTTTGAAAGAGATGGTCAGCATCAAAAAGTGCTAAAATAGGAAATCTTTTTATCATAAGATAATGATAACGATTTTGAGGGAAAATAGCAATTAATGGAACTAAGGTCATAGGAAAGTATCAGTAAATCACAACAAAAGCCTAGAAAAGCTAGTTTAAAGAATTATATAATAAAACTATCAATAATATGAGGTGATGAAATGACGCAAAAAGTTATTTTTTTAGATGTTGACGGAACACTTGTTGATTATGACAATGTCATTCCAGAATCAGCAATTAAAGCCATAAAAAAAGCTCGTGAAAATGGACACCTAGTTTATGTATGTACTGGTCGAAGCAGAGCTGAAATGCCAGAAATGATTTGGAATATTGGTTTAGATGGAATGATTGGTGGGAATGGTTCTTATGTAGAACATCATAATGAAGTCATTATGCATCAGTTGATTTCAAAAGAAGACAGTAAACACATTGTTGATTGGCTTCATGAACGAGGACTTGAGTTTTATTTAGAATCTAATAATGGTCTTTTTGCCAGTGAAAATTTTAAAGAAGCTGCAAGACCAGTTTTAAAAACCTATGCAATGAGAAAAGGGAAAACTGAGGAAGAAGTCAAGGATCAAGAAGCTGAAGATGCCTTGCATGGACTGGTTTATGGTGGAAATTTATATCGAGACGATCTAAACAAAGTATCCTTTATCTTAAATTCTTATCAGGATCATCTTGACTCTGTTGAGGAATTCCCAAATTTGGAAGCCCACACGTGGGGTGGCCGAGGAGAAACGGCCTTATTTGGAGATTTGGGAGTGAAAGACATTAATAAAGCTCATGCTGTAGATGTTCTGATTAATCATTTAGGTCTAAATCAAAAAGATACAATTGCTTTTGGTGATGCTAAAATTGATATTCCTATGCTGGACTATTGTGCCATAGGTGTTGCTATGGGAAACGGTGGCCCGGAAATTTTAGCGATGGCTGATATGATAACAGACGATGTTGCTGAAGATGGTCTGTATAATGCCTTTGCAAAGCTAAACTTAATCTAAAAAAGTTGACTAAGATATGCCTTATCTCCTTTGGAGGTAATTGGTTAATCTTGGTCAACTTTTTTACAGTTTAAATAGTAAAAATATTTGACTATATCGATTGTTTAGGTTATGATTAGTAAAAATATTTGACCATTAATGGTTATTGTCGATTGATAATTAAAGTGAGGCAACAAATGAAAGCTATTCAAGTCAAAAATGCTGGCGGTCCAGAAGTTTTAAATCTTGTCTATCTTCCAAAACCTAAAATTAAGACGGGTTGGACTTTGGTAAAGGTTAAAGGATTCGGAATTAATCGTTCAGAAATTTTTACAAGACGAGGCTATTCGCCAAGTGTTGTCTTTCCTAGGGTTTTAGGAATTGAGTGTGTTGGTATTGTTGAAGAAACGTCAGATACCCAAAAATTCCAAGTTGGCCAAAAAGTGATTTCAATCATGGGTGAAATGGGCAGGGATTATGATGGGTCTTATGCTGAGTATGTTTTAGTTCCAAATAATTCACTCTATGCCATAGATTCTAATTTATCTTGGCAGTTATTAGCCGCACTCCCTGAAACCTTTTACACAGCTTATGGTTCCTTGAAACAATTGAGGATTAGCCAAAATGATACCGTACTGGTACGAGCTGGATCATCAGGAGTAGGAATTGCTTTTCTTTGTTTAATGAAAGCACTATTCCCTGAAGTTCCGGTTTATGCAAGCGTTCGAAATGAAAAGAAATGCGAAGAGTTGAAAAGACTTGGTTTTAAAGATGTATTTATTGAAAAAAATGGTAAAGTGATGACACATTTGACATTTTCAAAAATGCTAGATCTCGTTGGACCAAAAACAATAAGTGATAGTATTCTATTAATGACTACAGGTGGTATAGTCTGTTCAAGTGGTCAACTGGGTGGTCAATGGTTTTTAAGAGATTTTGACCCCATTGATGCTTTAAAGAACAACATATATTTAACCACATTCTACTCAGGAAATGTGAATCAAGCTTCAATTCAAGAGTTATTTACAATAATCTCTAAAAATAATGTTCACATACCGGAACCAAAAGTGTTTAAACTTGAAGAAATACAGGATGCACATTATTATTTAGAAAATGGGGAGTCAATTGGGAAAGCAATTGTTTTGTTAGGAGAATAGAATGGAAACTGTTAAAATAGAATCTAAAAAAATTGTTAGAATTTTAGATCAACAAAAAAGTATTTATGAGAACTACGCCAAAGAGAATGGTTTGCAAGGTAGAAGCTTACAATTACTTCTTTGGATATACTATAATCAAAAGGGTGTATCACAAAGCTATTTGGTAGAGAAAACCCTTCTGTCTAAGCAAGTTGTTAATGCAACTATTCAAGTATGGCAAAAAAAGGGCTATATTGAACTGGTTTCAACTGAAAATGATAAACGACAAAAGCTAGTGAAATTAACAGAAAAAGGAAATCAAATTTCAAAAAAAATTCTAGATCCTTTAGAGACAGTTGAGGTTAGAGCTTTATCAACACTTAGTAATGAAGAAAGACAGCTTTTCCAAACACTATTCAGTAAATATACTCAAGCCCTAAAAAAGGAAATGGAGGCCTTATGATTCGATTTGATAATGTGTCAAAGTCTTTTGGAAAAAGTCTGGTTCTAAAAGAGCAAAGTTTTCATATCAAAGATAGGGAATTTTTTGTCCTAGTTGGTTCAAGTGGTTCCGGTAAAACGACTTTGTTAAAAATGATTAATCATCTGGTTGAACCAAGTTCTGGTGAGATTTTTCTAAATGGTAAAGCACAGAAAGAAATGCATTTAAGGGATATGCGTCTGCAAATTGGCTATGTTTTACAACAAATTGCCTTATTTCCCAATCTAACCGTAGCAGAAAATATTGCCATCATTCCCAAAATGAAAAATTGGTCGAAAGATGAGATTGAGCAAAGAACAAATGATTTATTAAATAGAGTTGGTCTGGATGCTGAAAAATATAGCCATCGTTATCCTAGAGATCTTTCAGGTGGGGAACAACAACGTGTTGGAATTGTCCGTGCTATCATTTCTCATCCTAAAATATTATTAATGGATGAACCTTTTTCGGCATTAGACCCAATTTCCAAAAAGCAACTACAAGATCTTATGATCGAATTGCATCATGATTTTGATATGACCATTGTTTTTGTTACACATGACCTTAAAGAAGCCATTAAATTAGGTGATCGTGTAGCCATATTAGACCAGGGTGAGATTATTCAAATCGATAGTCCAGAAGTCATTATGGCAAATCCTGCCAATGATTTTGTAGCGAATCTATTTGGAGGTGAAGGATATGAATGAATTGCTTTTGACCTTTGAAGACCGTTTTTCGGAATGGCTAAAGGCACTTGGTGAACACCTTCAAATCTCATTACTCTCTCTCTTGATTGCTATATTAATAGGAATTCCTCTGGCAAGCCTACTCACTAAAAGTAAACGTTGGTCTGATTTTGTTCTCCAATTAACGGGTGTTTTTCAAACCATACCATCATTAGCTCTTTTGGGATTATTTATTCCTTTGATGGGAATTGGAACGATACCAGCAGTTAGTGCCTTGGTGATATATGCTGTATTTCCTATCATTCAAAACACGATTACAGGCTTGAATGGTATTGAGCCTAGTTTAGTGGAAGCAGGAACTGCATTTGGTATGTCAAAATGGGAACGACTTAAGACATTTGAAATTCCTATCGCTATGCCTGTTATCATGTCAGGCGTCAGAACGTCTGCTGTCATGATTATTGGGACGGCAACTTTAGCTTCTTTAATTGGTGCAGGTGGTTTAGGGACATTCATACTGCTTGGTATTGACCGAAATAATACCTCATTGATTCTGATTGGTGCCATCTCGTCAGCTCTGTTAGCTATCTTGTTTAATAGCATTTTGCAATACCTGGAAAAGGCTTCTTTAAGGAAAATATTACTTGCTTTTTCACTGATTGTCATTGCTCTTCTAGCATCTTACAGTCCAAAAATCTTTTCAAGATTCCATAAAGAAAAAGAAAGGATTGTCATTGCTGGTAAGTTAGGGGCAGAACCTGATATTTTAATTAATCTTTACAAAGAAATGATTGAAAACCATACTGATTTACAGGTTGAGGTTAAATCAAATTTTGGTAAAACAACCTTCTTATATCAGGCCTTGAAATCTGGTGATATTGATATATATCCTGAGTTTACGGGGACCATTACCTCAAGTCTCTTAGAGGAGAAACCAAGTCTTTCAAATGATCCAAAAAAGGTTTATGAAGATGCTCGAGATGGTATCGCTAAACAAGACCAATTGGTTTTATTAAAGCCTTTTGCCTATCAAAACACATATGCTATTGCTGTTCCGGAAAGCTTAGCGCAGGAGAAGAAGTGGCGGAAGATATCTGACTTGCTTCCTTACCAGAATCAGATTAAAGCAGGTTTCACTTTAGAGTTTAAAGACCGACCAGATGGCAATAAAGGTTTGCAAGAAACATATGGTTTGCAGTTGCAGGTTTCAACCATGGAGCCAGCATTACGTTATCAAGCCATTGCTTCCAATGATATTCAGGTTACAGATGCCTATTCTACAGATGCAGAACTCCGTAAGTATCATTTAAAAGTACTTGAAGATGATAAACACCTTTTTCCTCCATACCAGGGTGCGCCATTACTGAAAAGAAGTTTACTCAAAAAACATCCTGAATTAAAGACAATTTTAAATCGATTATCTGGAAAAATTTCAGAAACCGAAATGCAAAATATGAATTATAAAGTTTCTGTCCAAGGTCAATCGGCTAATCAAGTTGCTAAAGATTATTTAATCAAGGAAAAGTTAATCAAACCCTAAAAGCTGACTACGGTCAGTTTTTTTAAAATCCTATAATAGTATCATGAATACCTTTTATATTATTAGTTTTTTTAGAAAAAGAAAGATATAATATAAGTATCACGATATAAAAGGAGATTATCTGATGTTGCATAAAACTTTGAAACCTTTTCCTGAAGACTTCTTTTGGGGGGCATCTACCTCAGCTTACCAAGTTGAAGGAGCAGCTTTAGAAGATGGTAAAGGACCATCATGTCAAGATGTTAAGGAAATTCCTGAAGGAACTTCTGATTTGTCTGTCTCTGTAGATCATTACCATCGTTTTAAAGAGGACATTGCCTTAATGGCGGAAATGGGATTTAAATCCTATCGTTTTTCAATTTCATGGACACGTATTTTGCCTGAGGGCACAGGACGTGTCAATCAAGCAGGGGTTGATTTTTATAATCAGCTCATTGATGAGTGTTTAAAATATGATATTGAGCCAATTGTAACCATGTTCCATTTTGATATGCCTGCTGCATTAGATGAAAAAGGGTCTTGGTCAAAACGTGAATCCATTGATTGGTTTGCTGAATTCGCAACAGTTCTCTTCAAAGAGTTTGGAGACCGTGTTAAGTATTGGTTAACCATTAATGAACAAAACATGTTGACATTAGTTGGACCAGTTATCGGAACCTTACATGTTCCAGAAGGAACAACAAATCTTACCAAAGAAATTTACCAACAAAATCACCACCAACTTGTAGCACAAGCCAAAGCCATGCAAATTTGTCATGAAATGCTTCCAGAAGCAAAAATTGGTCCAGCTCCTAATATTTCACTCGTTTATGCTGCCTCTTCAAAACCAGAAGATGTTTTAGCGGCACAAAACTATAATGCTATTCGTAACTGGTTGTATCTTGATGCTGCAGTACATGGTGTTTATAACTCTCTTGTATGGGCATATCTTGAGGAATTGGATGCAACTCCAGAGGTGACTGCAGATGACTTGGCAACTATGCAAGCAGGAAAACCTGATTTTATTGGTTTTAACTACTATAATACAGCAACTGTTGAAGCATCTGACGGTAGTGAGACACTTGATCCTTCTGCAGATCAACAAACACAACGAGGTGAAGCAGGTTTCTATCGTGGAACAGATAATCCAAATCTTCCAAAAACAGAATTCGGATGGGAAATTGACCCAATGGGATTCCGTGCGACAATGAGAGAAATGTATAGCCGTTACCGCCTTCCAATGTTGGTAACAGAAAATGGTCTTGGTGCCTATGATACCTTAACAGAAGATGGTAAAATTCATGACCAATACCGCATTAATTATTTACGCGCCCATATTGAACAAATTCAATTAGCCATCAGTGATGGCGTAGAAATGCTTGGCTATAATCCATGGTCAGCTATCGATTTGATTTCAACACATGAAGGTATCAAAAAACGTTATGGCTTTATTTATGTTGACCGTGATGAATTTGACTTAAAAACTTTGAATCGTTACCGTAAAGATTCTTTCTACTGGTATCAAAAAGTGATTAAAACAAATGGTCAAGATTTAAGTGATATGTAAAAAGAAGTCTCCCTAGCAAACTAGGGAGATTTTTTGATTAAAATCCGAACAAAACGAAAATTATATCCTGAAAAATTGACAAAAAATAAACGTTGCTGTAAAATATCTCTAGGAAGGGTAAGTTTTTACCTAGCGATGTCTCTTTTAGAGATTATAGGAAGGTCATTTAATTATTGTTTTGATGTGATTTTAGAACACATCAATGTCTTTTAAAAGGAGAAAAACTTATGTTTAATGACATGCCTGTATTTGATTATGAAGATATTCAATTAATTCCTAATAAGTGTATCATTAATAGTCGTTCTGAGGCTGATACAAGCGTTCAACTTGGAAAATACAGTTTTAAATTACCAGTCATACCAGCTAATATGCAAACGATCATTGACGAAACGATTGCTGAACAATTAGCAAAAGATGGTTATTTTTATATCATGCATCGATTCGATGAAGAAAGCCGTAAGCCTTTTATTAAGCGCATGCATGAGCAAAACTTGATTGCTTCCATTTCAGTTGGTGTAAAGGAATATGAATACGATTTTGTCACTTCTTTAAAAGAAGATGCCCCTGAATTTGTGACAATTGAT
This window encodes:
- a CDS encoding NAD kinase; amino-acid sequence: MTQMNYTDKVTRVAIIANGNYHSKRVASKLFAIFKDDPDFYLSKKNPDIVITIGGDGMLLSAFHMYEDQLDTVKFVGIHTGHLGFYTDYRDFEIDELVENLRNNKGEKVSYPILKVVITLDSGRVITARALNEATIKRIEKTMVADVYINKVKFESFRGDGMSVSTPTGSTAYNKSLGGAILHPTIEALQLTEISSLNNLVFRTIGSSLIIPKKDTIEIVPQRTGIYTISVDNKTYNVKNVVKAEYFLDSKKINFVSTPSHTSFWERVKDAFIGEIES
- a CDS encoding zinc-binding alcohol dehydrogenase family protein: MKAIQVKNAGGPEVLNLVYLPKPKIKTGWTLVKVKGFGINRSEIFTRRGYSPSVVFPRVLGIECVGIVEETSDTQKFQVGQKVISIMGEMGRDYDGSYAEYVLVPNNSLYAIDSNLSWQLLAALPETFYTAYGSLKQLRISQNDTVLVRAGSSGVGIAFLCLMKALFPEVPVYASVRNEKKCEELKRLGFKDVFIEKNGKVMTHLTFSKMLDLVGPKTISDSILLMTTGGIVCSSGQLGGQWFLRDFDPIDALKNNIYLTTFYSGNVNQASIQELFTIISKNNVHIPEPKVFKLEEIQDAHYYLENGESIGKAIVLLGE
- a CDS encoding Cof-type HAD-IIB family hydrolase → MTQKVIFLDVDGTLVDYDNVIPESAIKAIKKARENGHLVYVCTGRSRAEMPEMIWNIGLDGMIGGNGSYVEHHNEVIMHQLISKEDSKHIVDWLHERGLEFYLESNNGLFASENFKEAARPVLKTYAMRKGKTEEEVKDQEAEDALHGLVYGGNLYRDDLNKVSFILNSYQDHLDSVEEFPNLEAHTWGGRGETALFGDLGVKDINKAHAVDVLINHLGLNQKDTIAFGDAKIDIPMLDYCAIGVAMGNGGPEILAMADMITDDVAEDGLYNAFAKLNLI
- a CDS encoding GTP pyrophosphokinase, with product MALDWEEFLDPYIQTVGELKIKLRGIRKQFRKQNRYSPIEFVTGRVKSVDSIKQKMQLRGVLEENIARDIQDIAGLRIMVQFVDDIEEVLNLLRQRQDMTIVYERDYIRNMKASGYRSYHVIVEYPVDTIDGQKRVLAEIQIRTLAMNFWATIEHSLNYKYKGEFPEEIKKRLSRTAKIALELDEEMRKIRDDIREAQLLFDPGSRSYSDGLGNSDDTDELYR
- a CDS encoding glycoside hydrolase family 1 protein, which produces MLHKTLKPFPEDFFWGASTSAYQVEGAALEDGKGPSCQDVKEIPEGTSDLSVSVDHYHRFKEDIALMAEMGFKSYRFSISWTRILPEGTGRVNQAGVDFYNQLIDECLKYDIEPIVTMFHFDMPAALDEKGSWSKRESIDWFAEFATVLFKEFGDRVKYWLTINEQNMLTLVGPVIGTLHVPEGTTNLTKEIYQQNHHQLVAQAKAMQICHEMLPEAKIGPAPNISLVYAASSKPEDVLAAQNYNAIRNWLYLDAAVHGVYNSLVWAYLEELDATPEVTADDLATMQAGKPDFIGFNYYNTATVEASDGSETLDPSADQQTQRGEAGFYRGTDNPNLPKTEFGWEIDPMGFRATMREMYSRYRLPMLVTENGLGAYDTLTEDGKIHDQYRINYLRAHIEQIQLAISDGVEMLGYNPWSAIDLISTHEGIKKRYGFIYVDRDEFDLKTLNRYRKDSFYWYQKVIKTNGQDLSDM
- a CDS encoding MarR family winged helix-turn-helix transcriptional regulator, which codes for METVKIESKKIVRILDQQKSIYENYAKENGLQGRSLQLLLWIYYNQKGVSQSYLVEKTLLSKQVVNATIQVWQKKGYIELVSTENDKRQKLVKLTEKGNQISKKILDPLETVEVRALSTLSNEERQLFQTLFSKYTQALKKEMEAL
- the pta gene encoding phosphate acetyltransferase, translated to MSIRSLFGSLKEKVVGKNVKIVFPEGNDERVVRAAARLKFEGLVEPIILGKAEDIRALLTKLGFADQDYQIINPEDYADFEKMKAEFVEIRKGKATIEDADKLLRDVNYFGVMLVKMGLADGMVSGAIHSTADTVRPALQIIKTKPGISRTSGVFLMNRENTNERYIFADCAINIDPNAQELAEIAVNTAETAAIFDIDPKIAMLSFSTKGSGKAPQVDKVAEATQIAKSLNPQIALDGELQFDAAFVPETAAIKAPDSDVAGKANTFIFPDLQSGNIGYKIAQRLGMFDAIGPILQGLNKPVNDLSRGSSAEDIYKLGIITAAQAIEAK
- a CDS encoding ABC transporter permease/substrate-binding protein, with the protein product MNELLLTFEDRFSEWLKALGEHLQISLLSLLIAILIGIPLASLLTKSKRWSDFVLQLTGVFQTIPSLALLGLFIPLMGIGTIPAVSALVIYAVFPIIQNTITGLNGIEPSLVEAGTAFGMSKWERLKTFEIPIAMPVIMSGVRTSAVMIIGTATLASLIGAGGLGTFILLGIDRNNTSLILIGAISSALLAILFNSILQYLEKASLRKILLAFSLIVIALLASYSPKIFSRFHKEKERIVIAGKLGAEPDILINLYKEMIENHTDLQVEVKSNFGKTTFLYQALKSGDIDIYPEFTGTITSSLLEEKPSLSNDPKKVYEDARDGIAKQDQLVLLKPFAYQNTYAIAVPESLAQEKKWRKISDLLPYQNQIKAGFTLEFKDRPDGNKGLQETYGLQLQVSTMEPALRYQAIASNDIQVTDAYSTDAELRKYHLKVLEDDKHLFPPYQGAPLLKRSLLKKHPELKTILNRLSGKISETEMQNMNYKVSVQGQSANQVAKDYLIKEKLIKP
- a CDS encoding SDR family NAD(P)-dependent oxidoreductase, which gives rise to MKKIALVTGASAGFGLSIVTELVKEGYRVIGAARRMSILKSLEEQFGSSHFFPLEMDVSKTNSIDEALAKLPKEWQEIDVLINNAGLALGLDKAFEADFSNWMTMINTNIVGLTYLTQKILPQMVERNSGTIINLGSTAGTIPYPGGNIYGATKAFVKQFSLNLRADLAGSKIRVSNIEPGLCEGTEFSSVRFNGDEERVKNLYEGAHAIQPIDIAKTVSWILSQPEHVNINRIEIMPVSQSYGPQPVFRD
- a CDS encoding RluA family pseudouridine synthase yields the protein MRFDFIADKRSKVKTLLKSHDVSKGLLAKVKYKGGNILVNGQEQNAIYLVDVGDVVTIHIPDELPFEKLEAVPHPLDIVYEDDHFLVLNKPVGYASIPSAIHSNTIANFIKAYYFEQNYPNKQVHIVTRLDRDTSGLMLFAKHGYAHARLDKQLQKRSIEKRYFALVSGNGQLPDFGEIVEPIGRSKDSIITRTVDPMGKYAKTTYEVVARFAENVHLVDIKLHTGRTHQIRVHFSHIGFPLLGDDLYGGRMDLGIERQALHCHFLSFYNPFTENESIHTINLTEDFENVIIDLQKK
- a CDS encoding ABC transporter ATP-binding protein; this encodes MIRFDNVSKSFGKSLVLKEQSFHIKDREFFVLVGSSGSGKTTLLKMINHLVEPSSGEIFLNGKAQKEMHLRDMRLQIGYVLQQIALFPNLTVAENIAIIPKMKNWSKDEIEQRTNDLLNRVGLDAEKYSHRYPRDLSGGEQQRVGIVRAIISHPKILLMDEPFSALDPISKKQLQDLMIELHHDFDMTIVFVTHDLKEAIKLGDRVAILDQGEIIQIDSPEVIMANPANDFVANLFGGEGYE